The Streptomyces sp. cg36 genomic interval GTAGGGGGTGTGCCAGGGGAAGGTGGTGGACGCCACCGCCTCGGGGTCGTGGAAGTGGCTGTAGCCGCCGAAGAGTTCGTCGGCGGACTCGCCGGACAGGGCGACCGTGGAGCGGGCCCGTACCGCCTGGAAGAGCAGGTACAGCGAGTACTCCATGTCACCGGTGACGGTGGGCAGGTCGAGCGCGCGCAGCACGGCGCCGCGCACCCTGGGGGTGAGCAGGTCCGCGTTGTCCAGGACGATGTCCTCGTGGTCCGTGCCGATGTGGGCCACGGCCTCCTTCACGAACGGCCCGTCCGGCGCCTCCCACACCGCGTTGGCCTCGAACCGCTCGGCGTGCCCGGCGAAGTCGACGGAGAAGGTGCGGATGCGCCCGCCGTCGCCCTCGCGCAGGGCGCGGGCGGCCAGCGCCGTGACCGCGCTGGAGTCGAGCCCGCCGGAGAGCAGCGAGCACAGCGGCACGTCGGAGACGAGCTGGCGGCGCACGGTGTCGTCGAGGAGCTCGCGGACGGTGGCGACGGTGGTGTCCAGGTCGTCGGTGTGCGGGCGCGACTCCAGCTGCCAGTAGCGGGTCTTGCGCAGCCCGTTGCGCGAGATGCGGACCATGCTGCCGGGCCGCACCTCGTACATGCCGCGGAACACCGCGTGCTCCGGCGTCATCGTCAGGCCGAACACCTCGCGCAGGCCCTCGGCGTCCACGGCCGCCTCGGCCAGCGGGTGGGCGAGGATCGCCTTGGGCTCGGAGCCGAAGAGCACGCCGTCGTCGGTCGGGTAGTAGAGCAGCGGCTTGACGCCCATCCGGTCGCGCACCAGCAGCAGTTCCTCGGTGCGCGCGTCCCAGATGGCGAAGGCGAACATGCCGTTGAGGCGCTCCACGAAGGCGTCGCCCCAGCGCAGGTACGCCTGGAGCACCACTTCGGTGTCGCTGGCGGTGCGGAAGCGGTGCCCGAGCGACTTCAGCTCCTCGCGCAGCTCGGTGAAGTTGTAGACCTCGCCGCTGTAGGTGATCACCGCCTCGGGGGCCGGGCCCCAGCCCGCGGTCATCGGCTGCCGGCCGCCCTCGATGTCGATGACGGCGAGCCGCCGGTGGCCCAGCGCCACGTGCGCGCCGGTCCACAGCCCGCCCGCGTCGGGGCCGCGGCAGACCATGGTGGCGGTCATGGCACGGGCGCTGTCCTCGTGCTGCCGCACGTCATGGGCGTAGCCGACCCAGCCCGCTATTCCGCACATGTGTCATTCACCCCTCTCGGCTCAGGCGTAGGTGTAGTACCGGCTGTGGTCGATGACCTCGGAGACCGTCTTGGTGTGCCACGGGAAGAGCGGGGTGCTGGGGTCGGCGACCTCGGGGGTCGGCTCCTGCGGCAGGTAGTGCGGCACGTCCGGGTGGAGCTTCTGCCAGTCGGCCCAGATCTTGTCGATGAAGCAGTGGTGCAGGAAGAAGACCGGGTCGTTGGGGGAGGAGATGTACATCATGTGGCCGCCCACCCACTGGTGCCCGGCGCCGTGCAGCTTCCCCGCCGGGGGCTCCCAGGCGAAGTTGGTGTAGCCCTCCAGGTGGTTGCGGAAGCTGTTGTACGGGGGCTGGCTGCCGGAGGTGTAGTTCCACGGCGGGCAGTCGTAGACCGGCAGGTCCATGGTCTGCTGGAGCTGCTCGGGCGAGGGCAGCGAGGGCATCTTCTGGGCGATGCGGCGGATGAGGAACTTGCGGTCGTCGACGGTGTAGTGGCCGTTGAGCGCCGGGTTCTCGTCGCCCTCGGGCTGCACGTTGACCTTGAGCTCCCAGCCGTTGGGGTAGGCGAACGGGCCGCGCATGACCATGCCGTCCGAGGCCCGCCCGTCGCCGCCCATGAAGTCGTCGGCCCACAGCGGGGAGTCGACGGACTGGTCCATCGTCCAGTCCCAGTACGGCAGGGTCACCGTGGGGTCGACGCGGCGCAGCTCCTTCTCGAACTCCATCAGGTACTGGCGGTGCCAGGGGAAGAAGCCCGGGTTGATGTGGCCGACCCGCTTGCCGGTGTCCTTGTCCAGGTAGTCCTGGGAGTTCACGTCGACGTGGAGCTTGACGTAACGGTCGTAGATCCCGCGCCGCTTGATCTCCAGGACGGCCTTGATGAACCGCCGCCGCTCGGTGCGCGACATGTCCAGGTGGTTCCTGCGGACGTGCGTCATGGTCCTGTTCCTCAATCTCGCGGGATCACATGGAGTGGTGGGCGTCGCCGAGGGGCACGAGGTTGGCGCCGTGCAGCTCGTCGACGGCGGCGCGCGCGGCGTGCAGCGGCGTCTTGGCGACCTCGTAGTGGCACAGGGCGCTGAGATAGGCGCCCTCGCCGAGCTTCATCAGGTGCAGCGGCCGGCCGTCGATGGTGACGGCGTCGTCGGTGCCGGTGCGGGTGACCTGGATGGTGCGGCCCTTGTAGGTCTCGGTGTGGCCGTCGGCGGCCTGCGCGGCGGCGACGGCGGGTGCTTCGGAGTCCGAGCGGGACCCGTAGACGGCGATGCCGCCGGCTCCGGCGATCCCGGTCGCCACGGTGGCGGCGACCGCGCCCCGCTTGATCACATCACGACGGTTGAGCATGGGGGACCTTCCTGTGGGTGGTGGGGGGCGCCGCCCGCGGTGCGGTACGGGCGCGCGCCCCCCTCGCCTGGTGGCTCCGCGGTGCTGGGCGCCCCGAGGGGGCGCGGGGCGGTGACGGGTGCGGCCCGCCCGCGTGGGCGCGGCGGCCCGCGGCCGGCCGCCGCGCCCGGACGGCCCTACTTCTCCAGGCAGAACTCGTCGATCGGGTAGCCCACGTGCCGGTCCTCGCTCGGCAGGTACCCGAGCACCTTGTCGCCCGGCTTCAACTCCGTGCTGTTGAGGACGACGCCGCCGGGGCCGAGGACCCGCACGTGCCAGTCGTCCTGCAGGATCAGGTTCACCTGGCGGCCGTTGGGCGCCACCGCGTCGATGGAGATCAGCGGACGGGACTCGATCTTGACCCGGCCGACGGTGACGAGCCGCGTCTGGCCCTTGATGTCGACGGCCAGCACCTTGCTGCCCGCCTTCAGCTCGCTGAGGTAGTTGGTCCGCTCGTCCTTGGAGAGGGTGTACGAGTGGATGGCGCCCGCGTTGACGCGGAAGGGGCGGGTCGGCATGTAGGGCAGCGGGTGCGTCTCGCTGACGCACAGGATCATGCCCTTGGAGTGCGAGCCGACCAGGATGCCCTCGTCCTCGCGGAAGTACGTGCAGGTGTCCACGCAGGCGCGCTCGCCCATGCCGATGTGCTCGGTGTTGCGGATCTCCAGCTCGACCAGGTTGAGGTCGGGCACGTCCGCGGTGGCGGCCTTCTTCAGCTGGGCGGCGTCGCCGACGGTCCTGGGCGCCATCATCACGCCGTCCGAGCCGTGCTCCAGGACACCGAAGATGATCTCGGCCTCCTCGACGTCCTGGGCGACCGTGATCATGGAACCGGTGGCGCGGGCCGCCGCCGCGATCACGATCTCCAGCGGGATCTTGGTGGGGTCGCGGAAGAGCAGCACGCTCCACTTCTCGGTGCGCGCCGACTCGCAGGCGTCCTCCAGGGTCGGCGCGTCGATGATCTCCACGAACCGCCCGAACTCGATCTCCGGGTGCTTGATGGCGAGTTCGGCCGGGGTGATGCCGTGGGCGGCCGGGTCCACGATGACCACGGACGCGTCGCCGAAGTCCTCGGGCAGGGCCTTGCCCCGGGGGAAGAGGACCTTGGTGACGGTCGGCGGCAGGTCGGCGAGGTCCGCCGGGTCGTCCGCGACGATGCCTTCGAGGCGGTAGTGCAGGGCCTCCTGGAGGATGGCCTCCTTGGCGTCGCCGAGCGTACGGGCGTCGAGCCAGCTGAGCTTCATGTGGGAGAACTCCTCTTAAGAGACGGGTGCGAGCGGAACGGCGAGCGCCTCCGGGGACGCTCCGCGCAAGGAAGGTTCGGGTGCCGGGTGGATCAGCCGGGCGATCTTGGCCGCCATGGCTCCGGGGTCGGGCGCGAGGAAGACGTTGCGGCCCATGGCCACGCCCTTGGCGCCGCCGCGCAGCGCCTCGTCGACGTAGGCGAGGACCTGGTCCTCGTCGGGTTCGCGGGGGCCGCCGACCACGATCAGCGGGACCGGCGAGGTGCTGGTGATGTCCCGCATCTCGGCGATGGTCTCGGCGCAGACGGTCTTGACGATGTCGGCGCCCAGGTCGGCGGCGAGCGAGGCCGCGTGGGCGATGAGCTCGGGGTCGCGCGGGTTGGTGATCTTCGGGCCGCGCGGGTACATCATGGCGAGCAGCGGGACGTTCCAGCGGTCGCAGGCGTCCGCGACCGCGGCCATGTCGGCGATCTGCCGCCGCTCCTGGACGGAGCCCAGGTTGACGTGCACGCTGACCGCGTCGGCGCCCAGGCGCAGGCACTCCTCGACGCTGGCGACCAGGTACTTGTCGTTGGGGTCCGGCGCGTGCACGGTGCTCGCGCTCAGATGGACGATCAGCGAGGTGCGGGCGAACCGGGCGGAGTCGACGTACCGCAGGCTGCCCTTGTGCAGCACCACGGCGTCCACGCCGTTGTCCGCGAGGCGCCCCACCAGCTGGTCGAGCCGGTTGCCGCCGGTCACCGGACCGTCGGTGACGGAGTGGTCCAGCGGTACGACCAGCAGCCGGTCGCCGCCGTGACGATGGATCCGGCGCAGTCGCAACTGCCGGGCGAAGGAATGGTGCAGCATCAGGGACCTCCCCTGTCGGGTCAGGCGGGTACGGGTGCGGAGAACCCCGTTCCGGCGTTGAGTGAGGCCAGCCCGAACTCGTCGTGCAGCACCCGGGCGGCGCGGACGGCGTCGCCGCCCGGCACGGTGACCGAGATCCTCATCTGCGAGGCCGAGACGGAACTGGGCGCGATGGCCGCGGACTTGAGGCAGCGCAGCAGTCGTGCGGTGCTGTCCGGACGGCTGAGCAGTCCGGTGCCGACGAGGGAGAGCTTGGTGATGTTGTCGTCGTACTCCAGCGGCCGGCCCGGCGGTCCGGGCCGGCCGGCCAGGAAGTCCTGGAGCGGCTTCACATCGTCGGTGTGCAGGGTGATGCCGATGCTGACCCCGGTGCTCTCGTCCGAGAGCGCCGCCATGTCCACGGACAGCGACTCGCGGGCGAGGAAGGCGAACACATCGGCCGGGGCGTCGGCGTCCCCCGCGTCGAAGCGCAGGGTCACCCGGGTCACGTCGCTGTCGAGCACCACACCGGTGACGGTCGTCGATGATTCGAGCATGTCGGCTTTGGTCTCCTCCCTGGCGGCGATCACGGTTCCGGGACCGGTCCGTGCGGAGTGCTTCACATGGATGTCGACCTGGCGCAGGGCGGCCAGCTCCACCGCCCGCGCGTGCATGACCTTGGCGCCGGCGAACGACATCTCGGCCATCACGTCGACGTCCACCACCGGCAGCACCGTCGCGGCGGGCAGCACCCTCGGGTCGGCGGTGAACACCCCGTCCACGTCCGTGTAGATCTCGCAGCGGGCGGCGCCGAGTTCGGCGGCCACGGCAACCGCGGTGGTGTCCGAGCCGCCGCGCCCCAGGGTGATGACGTCGCGGCGCGCGGTGAGTCCCTGGAACCCGGCGACGACGGCGACCGCGCCCCGGGCGAGTACCTCGTTGATGCCGTCGGTGTCGACGGCGACGATCACGCCCCGGCCGTGCGGGCCGGTGGCGAGGATGCCGGTCTGGGCGCCGGTCAGCGAGTCGGCCGGCACCCCGATGCGGTGCAGCGCCATGGCGAGGAGTGCGGCGGACGCGCTCTCACCGGTCGCGAGCAACTGGTCGGTCTCACGGCCAGAGCCGGGCGTCCCGGTGGAACGGGCCAGCGCCAGCAGCCGGTCGGTGGTGGTCCCGCGGGCCGAGACCACCACGACCACCGGCTGACCGGTGCGGTGCGCGGCGGCCACCCGCTCCGCCACGGCGCGGACCTGCCGGAGCGTGGCGAGCGAGCTGCCGCCGTACTTGTGCACCACCGGCCCGGACGGGTGGTCGATCCGTTCAGGGGCGGTTGGCGGCGGCGCCATGCGGGACACCTCCGCCGTACGAGAGAGCCATGGAACAGTCCTTTCGGGTCGGGCGAGGCCGTTTCCCGGTTCCCCGTGCCTTTCTGTTTCGGCCTCACCGTCGGTGACCTTCCAGGAGTGCGGTATCGGCCAGGTTTCACGCGGATATCGCGTGCGGCCGGAGCGTGATAACCCAAGCGAAATGCCCCGTGCCGAGGCACGGGGCATGAGACGGTTCCCGCAGGTCCGTGCGCGGCGTATGGCTTTGCGCCAGAACCGGATCCGGTCCCGCGGCCCAAAAACCGGTTTAATAACCGGTTTTCAGCCGGGGAACGGTCAGAGTTTCAGCGTCGCCTGGAGCCGCAGGTTCGCCTGCTGGAGGCTGTTGAGCCGGTTGCGCAGCGCCAGTGTGTGATCGGTCCAGGTCGCGCGGGCCGCACGGTGGGCGGGCTGGCGGATCAGCGAGGTGACGGGGGCGGGCCGCCCCGGCGCGGCGGCCGGCGCCGGCTGGCTGGGCGCCTCCAGGGACGGATCCTCGACCAGGATCGCCTGCTCCAGCGTCCGCAGCGACTCACCGGGGTCGATGCCCAGCTCGGCCGAGAGGAGCGTGCGGGTCTCGCGGAACTGGCGCAGCGCGTCCGCCTGCCGCCCCGAGCGGTAGAGCGCCAGCATCAGCTGGCCGCACATCTGCTCGCGGTACGGGTTCTCCGCCACGTGCCGGTAGAGCTCGCCCACCACCTTGCGGTGCCGGCCCATCTGGAGCTCCAGGTCGACGCACTCCTCCAGGACGGAGAGCTGCTCCTCGCGCAGCATCGTGGCGGCCTGCCGCAGCACCCGGCTCTCCAGCCCCGCCGCGACCGGCCCCTTCCACTGGGCGAGCGCCGAGCGGAACAGGTCCACCGCCTGCTCGGGGTGCTTGTCGCGGGCGGCGCTGCGCCCCAGCGCCGCCAGGTGCTCGAAGCGGGACAGGTCCAGGGCGGCGCTGGGCAGCCGGATGCGGTAGCCGGCCGGGTGCGTCTCGATGAGGTCGCCCACGCCCGCGCCGACGAACTGGCGGCGGATCGCGGAGACGCAGATGCGCACCTGCCCCTTGGCCGAGGCCGGCGGGGTGTCCTCCCAGATGGCCTCCAGCAGCCGTTCGATCGGTACGACGCGCTCGGCCTCTAGGAGCAGCGTGGCGAGGAGCGCCTGCTGCCGAAAGCCACCGAGGCGGACCTTGCGGCCCGCGCACTCCAGCTCAAGTGGCCCCAATATTCGGAAAGTGAATGCCTGGATACCCGCTGACTGCATTGGCTGAGCCCTCCCCAAGTCGGCGTTCTAGCATCGCTTTTCGGCCGCCGGCGGAGTTTTCGGCCGCCGACGGCGAGCATTCCGGCCCCGCGATGCGGCGCCGGGCCGGAACGTCTTCGGGCAAGGATTTCAGATGGCGCGTGGAGCCTCCGTGGAGGCACTGCCCGACTGCGGAACCGGGGCCGGTGCCGGGGCGCTCCCGGCGGGTGCTCCGGCGGTGGCGGGCCGGTTGATCCGCAGGGAGAGCGCCAGTACGCCGAGGGCGACGACACCCACGGTCAGCGCGGCCCAGCCGACGCCGTGCGCGCCGCCCAGCGAGTATCCGGCGGCCCCGGCGACACCGCCGGTGCTGATGCCGATGTAGATCGTGCTCTGGTGCAGACCGAGCAGCAGCGGCGCCGACTGCGGAGCCGTCGCCACCAGCCGCATCTGCTGCGGAACGTTGATCATCCAGTGGCAGACGCCCCACGAGGTCGCCAGCACGACGGCCAGGGCCAGGTTCCGCGACAGCAGCGGGGTGAGGGTGGCCGCCAGGACCAGCAGCGGGGCGGCGGTGGTGATGGTGCGCACCGGCCCGACCCGGTCGGTCAGCCGCCCGGTCAGCAGATTGCCGGAGACCGCGCCGATGCCGAAGCAGAGCAGGATCAGCGAGGTGCGCCCGCCGTCGCCGTGGGTCGCCCGGTCCATCACCTCGTCGATGTAGTTGTAGACGGTCCAGCTGGTGCTCAGGCAGAGCCAGGTGGCGACCAGGGTGACCAGCACCTTCGGCCGCCGCAGCGGCTCCAGCCGGGCGCGCAGGGTGGTCGCCGCCTGCCCCTTCAGCTCCGGGACGGTGGCCGCGATGCCGACCGTGGCCACCGCGGTCAGCCCGACCACCAGCCACAGCGCCGCGCGCCAGCCCGCCTGGTCGCCCAGCCAGGCGCCCAGCGGAAGGCCGAGCACGATGGCGGCGGTCAGCCCGCCGACCACCAGCGCGGCGGCCCGCCCGGCCCGCTCCGGCGGGGCCATCGCCCGCGCCACGGAGAGGGAGTTGGCGGTGTACATGGAGGCACCGGCACCGGCCACCACCCGGCCGATCATGGCCCAGGAGTAGTCCCCGGCGACCGCCGTGAGCGCGTTGCCGACGGCGAAGACGCCGAGCGCGCCGAGCAGCAGCTGGCGCGGCGGGCGGTGCCCGGTCGCCGCCGCGAGCAGCGGGCCGCCGATCGCGTACGCCAGGGCGAACGCGGTGATCAGCCAGCCCGCCGTGGTCCGGGAGACGCCGAAGTCGTCGGACATGGGGTCGAGGATCGGCGCGATGATGAACGTGTCGACGCCCATCGCGAAGTTTCCCAGCGCGAGGACGAGTAATCGCAGACGCACAGTGGCTCCTTGGGGTGTGCGGTATCGGGGGTGGACGGGGGTTCGGCGGGCGGACGGGGGTCGTGGACGGGGGCCCGGCGGGCGGACGGGTCAGCCGTCGGGCAGCAGCTTGATCCCGGCGTGGCGGCCGAGTCCGAGCCGGTCGATGAGCTCCATGCACAGCAGCGCCATCTGCTCCAGGACGTGCGCGTTGCTGAGCGCGCCCGCGTCCAGGCCCCGCAGCCCGGCCCGGTCGATCAGCTCGATCACCGGGATCTTGGCGCCGTAGTCGTCGCCCGCCACGAACACGTCCAGGTGCGCGCCGTCCAGGCGCCCGCTGAACAGCGTCGCCGCGCAGGCCGTGTTGAACGCCTTGACCACCGACGACTGCGGGGCCGCTCGGGCGATCAGCTCGGTCATGCTGGTGCCCGGCGGGCCCTGCCCGGCGCCCTCGGCCACCGGGTTGGTGGTGTCGATCAGGATCTTCCCGGCCAGCTCGGCGCGGTAGCGGGTGACGAAGTCGAGGACCTCGTCGGTGCCCATCGCGAGCGTGATGAGCTCGGCGCGCAGGGCGGTTGAGATGTCCTCGGCGACCACGTCGCCCCGGGTGCCCGCGCCCGCGTCGGCCGCCGCCCGCAGCGCCCGCTCGGCCGACCGGTCCGCCAGCCCCACGGTCTCCCCGGCGAGCGCGAACTGCCGCGCCGCCGCGCGCCCCATGGGCCCGGCCCCGATCACACTGACCCTCACGCGGTCACCTCGCCGCGGACCGGCGCGGGCGCGATGTTGTGGTTGACCCGGAAGACGTTGCCGGGGTCGTACCGCGCCTTCAGCTCCGCCAGCCGCGCGTACGCCTGCGGGGTGAAGGCCGAGCGGACCTCCTCGGGACCCGCGGTGCCGTCCAGGAAGTTCAGGTACTTGCCGCCGGTCGCCCACGGCGCCATCCGGTCGAGCAGCAGGTCGTCCGGGCCGGGGCCGGGCGGCCGGTGACCGCCGGGCGCCACCGTGAACAGGCAGTACTCGGCGTCCCGGTTGCCCACCGCCGTCTCGTGCCGCACCGGTTTGCGCAGCGCCCCGCCGAGGTGGCGCAGCTCCACCAGCCCGAGCGGGCAGCCCGTCCC includes:
- the asnB gene encoding asparagine synthase (glutamine-hydrolyzing), which gives rise to MCGIAGWVGYAHDVRQHEDSARAMTATMVCRGPDAGGLWTGAHVALGHRRLAVIDIEGGRQPMTAGWGPAPEAVITYSGEVYNFTELREELKSLGHRFRTASDTEVVLQAYLRWGDAFVERLNGMFAFAIWDARTEELLLVRDRMGVKPLLYYPTDDGVLFGSEPKAILAHPLAEAAVDAEGLREVFGLTMTPEHAVFRGMYEVRPGSMVRISRNGLRKTRYWQLESRPHTDDLDTTVATVRELLDDTVRRQLVSDVPLCSLLSGGLDSSAVTALAARALREGDGGRIRTFSVDFAGHAERFEANAVWEAPDGPFVKEAVAHIGTDHEDIVLDNADLLTPRVRGAVLRALDLPTVTGDMEYSLYLLFQAVRARSTVALSGESADELFGGYSHFHDPEAVASTTFPWHTPYRRAGGQDALRATGLWDRLDLGGYIDQRYKEALAEVPVLAGEDPFEARMREISHLHLTRFVNFLLDRKDRISMAVGLEVRVPFCDHRLVEYVFNTPWAMKTFDGREKSLLRAATQDLLPRSIVERKKSPYPSTQDAQYEMSLRRRISDLAKSDSPVLDLVGPAGLRRLLDRPQGSYSIGGPYSGRAVMERLIDLDAWVRDYGIRFLPEGG
- a CDS encoding tyrosinase family protein — translated: MTHVRRNHLDMSRTERRRFIKAVLEIKRRGIYDRYVKLHVDVNSQDYLDKDTGKRVGHINPGFFPWHRQYLMEFEKELRRVDPTVTLPYWDWTMDQSVDSPLWADDFMGGDGRASDGMVMRGPFAYPNGWELKVNVQPEGDENPALNGHYTVDDRKFLIRRIAQKMPSLPSPEQLQQTMDLPVYDCPPWNYTSGSQPPYNSFRNHLEGYTNFAWEPPAGKLHGAGHQWVGGHMMYISSPNDPVFFLHHCFIDKIWADWQKLHPDVPHYLPQEPTPEVADPSTPLFPWHTKTVSEVIDHSRYYTYA
- a CDS encoding tyrosinase family oxidase copper chaperone, whose protein sequence is MLNRRDVIKRGAVAATVATGIAGAGGIAVYGSRSDSEAPAVAAAQAADGHTETYKGRTIQVTRTGTDDAVTIDGRPLHLMKLGEGAYLSALCHYEVAKTPLHAARAAVDELHGANLVPLGDAHHSM
- the griH gene encoding 3-amino-4-hydroxybenzoic acid synthase, which encodes MKLSWLDARTLGDAKEAILQEALHYRLEGIVADDPADLADLPPTVTKVLFPRGKALPEDFGDASVVIVDPAAHGITPAELAIKHPEIEFGRFVEIIDAPTLEDACESARTEKWSVLLFRDPTKIPLEIVIAAAARATGSMITVAQDVEEAEIIFGVLEHGSDGVMMAPRTVGDAAQLKKAATADVPDLNLVELEIRNTEHIGMGERACVDTCTYFREDEGILVGSHSKGMILCVSETHPLPYMPTRPFRVNAGAIHSYTLSKDERTNYLSELKAGSKVLAVDIKGQTRLVTVGRVKIESRPLISIDAVAPNGRQVNLILQDDWHVRVLGPGGVVLNSTELKPGDKVLGYLPSEDRHVGYPIDEFCLEK
- a CDS encoding 2-amino-3,7-dideoxy-D-threo-hept-6-ulosonate synthase; this encodes MLHHSFARQLRLRRIHRHGGDRLLVVPLDHSVTDGPVTGGNRLDQLVGRLADNGVDAVVLHKGSLRYVDSARFARTSLIVHLSASTVHAPDPNDKYLVASVEECLRLGADAVSVHVNLGSVQERRQIADMAAVADACDRWNVPLLAMMYPRGPKITNPRDPELIAHAASLAADLGADIVKTVCAETIAEMRDITSTSPVPLIVVGGPREPDEDQVLAYVDEALRGGAKGVAMGRNVFLAPDPGAMAAKIARLIHPAPEPSLRGASPEALAVPLAPVS
- a CDS encoding aspartate kinase, which translates into the protein MAPPPTAPERIDHPSGPVVHKYGGSSLATLRQVRAVAERVAAAHRTGQPVVVVVSARGTTTDRLLALARSTGTPGSGRETDQLLATGESASAALLAMALHRIGVPADSLTGAQTGILATGPHGRGVIVAVDTDGINEVLARGAVAVVAGFQGLTARRDVITLGRGGSDTTAVAVAAELGAARCEIYTDVDGVFTADPRVLPAATVLPVVDVDVMAEMSFAGAKVMHARAVELAALRQVDIHVKHSARTGPGTVIAAREETKADMLESSTTVTGVVLDSDVTRVTLRFDAGDADAPADVFAFLARESLSVDMAALSDESTGVSIGITLHTDDVKPLQDFLAGRPGPPGRPLEYDDNITKLSLVGTGLLSRPDSTARLLRCLKSAAIAPSSVSASQMRISVTVPGGDAVRAARVLHDEFGLASLNAGTGFSAPVPA
- a CDS encoding BTAD domain-containing putative transcriptional regulator, giving the protein MGPLELECAGRKVRLGGFRQQALLATLLLEAERVVPIERLLEAIWEDTPPASAKGQVRICVSAIRRQFVGAGVGDLIETHPAGYRIRLPSAALDLSRFEHLAALGRSAARDKHPEQAVDLFRSALAQWKGPVAAGLESRVLRQAATMLREEQLSVLEECVDLELQMGRHRKVVGELYRHVAENPYREQMCGQLMLALYRSGRQADALRQFRETRTLLSAELGIDPGESLRTLEQAILVEDPSLEAPSQPAPAAAPGRPAPVTSLIRQPAHRAARATWTDHTLALRNRLNSLQQANLRLQATLKL
- a CDS encoding MFS transporter, producing MRLRLLVLALGNFAMGVDTFIIAPILDPMSDDFGVSRTTAGWLITAFALAYAIGGPLLAAATGHRPPRQLLLGALGVFAVGNALTAVAGDYSWAMIGRVVAGAGASMYTANSLSVARAMAPPERAGRAAALVVGGLTAAIVLGLPLGAWLGDQAGWRAALWLVVGLTAVATVGIAATVPELKGQAATTLRARLEPLRRPKVLVTLVATWLCLSTSWTVYNYIDEVMDRATHGDGGRTSLILLCFGIGAVSGNLLTGRLTDRVGPVRTITTAAPLLVLAATLTPLLSRNLALAVVLATSWGVCHWMINVPQQMRLVATAPQSAPLLLGLHQSTIYIGISTGGVAGAAGYSLGGAHGVGWAALTVGVVALGVLALSLRINRPATAGAPAGSAPAPAPVPQSGSASTEAPRAI
- a CDS encoding NADPH-dependent F420 reductase; this encodes MRVSVIGAGPMGRAAARQFALAGETVGLADRSAERALRAAADAGAGTRGDVVAEDISTALRAELITLAMGTDEVLDFVTRYRAELAGKILIDTTNPVAEGAGQGPPGTSMTELIARAAPQSSVVKAFNTACAATLFSGRLDGAHLDVFVAGDDYGAKIPVIELIDRAGLRGLDAGALSNAHVLEQMALLCMELIDRLGLGRHAGIKLLPDG